The uncultured Desulfobulbus sp. genome window below encodes:
- a CDS encoding farnesyl diphosphate synthase, whose translation MEIKTYLNEQRQLVEDRLAALMLEKSGDFSKHIESMRYSLFVGGKRIRPILCIAGAGAVDSSQEVRAKALSVACALECIHTYSLIHDDLPAMDDDDLRRGKPTNHTIYGEAGAILAGDGLLTYAFDLLSGQATKGVDDSTRIRLINTIARAAGPLGMVGGQSLDMLYEGKQVGYETLRAIHRSKTGALITASVLTGAMVAGATVEQEAALQTYGNNIGLAFQIVDDLLDVEATTEELGKPAGSDVEADKVTYPSLFGVETTRTMAREAVKEALAALENFDAHADPLRALAHYIVDRKK comes from the coding sequence GTGGAGATCAAAACGTATCTCAATGAGCAACGGCAGCTGGTCGAAGACCGACTTGCTGCATTGATGCTCGAAAAATCCGGTGATTTCAGCAAGCACATAGAATCCATGCGCTATAGCCTCTTTGTTGGCGGCAAACGGATTCGCCCTATTCTCTGTATCGCAGGAGCAGGTGCTGTGGATAGTAGCCAGGAGGTTCGCGCAAAAGCACTCTCCGTGGCCTGCGCTCTGGAATGTATTCACACCTACTCTCTGATTCACGACGATCTCCCCGCCATGGATGATGACGATCTTCGTCGGGGCAAGCCAACCAACCATACCATTTACGGTGAGGCTGGCGCAATCCTGGCGGGTGACGGTTTACTGACCTACGCCTTTGATCTACTCAGTGGTCAGGCAACCAAGGGTGTGGATGACTCCACCAGAATTCGGCTCATCAACACCATCGCTCGGGCAGCGGGCCCTCTGGGCATGGTTGGTGGCCAATCACTGGATATGCTCTACGAAGGTAAGCAGGTGGGCTATGAGACCCTGCGAGCCATCCACCGTAGCAAAACTGGTGCCCTTATTACAGCCTCGGTGCTAACGGGAGCCATGGTGGCCGGAGCCACGGTGGAACAGGAGGCAGCTCTCCAGACCTACGGCAACAACATCGGCCTTGCCTTTCAGATTGTCGATGATCTCTTGGATGTCGAGGCCACCACTGAAGAACTCGGCAAACCGGCCGGCAGCGATGTCGAAGCCGATAAGGTCACTTACCCATCGCTCTTTGGTGTGGAAACAACCCGCACCATGGCCCGCGAGGCTGTCAAGGAAGCACTGGCGGCTCTGGAAAATTTTGATGCTCACGCAGACCCGCTACGGGCATTGGCACATTACATAGTGGATAGAAAGAAATAG
- the hslV gene encoding ATP-dependent protease subunit HslV, with amino-acid sequence MQKPKIRSTTIVAIRHKGEVVVAGDGQVTLGATVIKHQARKVRRLYHDKVITGFAGSTADAFTLYDRLEQKLEQFNGNLMRAAVELAKDWRMDKMLRRLEAMLIAVDSKHSLLLSGTGDVIEADDAILAIGSGGPYALAAARALVAHSDLDAEAIARTSLEIAGSICIYTNSNIVVEKI; translated from the coding sequence ATGCAAAAACCTAAAATTCGTTCCACCACCATCGTGGCTATTCGTCACAAAGGTGAGGTCGTGGTCGCTGGAGATGGCCAGGTGACCCTCGGCGCCACAGTGATTAAGCATCAGGCGCGGAAGGTGCGGCGACTCTACCATGATAAGGTGATCACCGGGTTTGCCGGATCCACTGCCGATGCCTTTACCTTGTATGACCGATTGGAGCAGAAACTGGAGCAGTTTAACGGCAACCTGATGCGCGCTGCGGTTGAACTGGCCAAAGACTGGCGTATGGACAAGATGTTGCGTCGTCTTGAAGCCATGCTCATCGCTGTTGACAGCAAACATTCCCTGCTGCTTTCCGGAACCGGTGATGTGATCGAGGCCGATGACGCTATTCTGGCCATTGGCTCGGGTGGTCCGTATGCCCTGGCCGCAGCTCGAGCTCTGGTCGCCCATTCCGACTTAGATGCTGAGGCCATAGCCCGTACATCCCTGGAAATTGCTGGTTCAATCTGCATCTACACCAATTCCAATATCGTTGTTGAAAAAATATGA
- the hslU gene encoding ATP-dependent protease ATPase subunit HslU: protein MKGINSLTPRQTVAELDRYIIGQADAKRSVAIALRNRWRRQQVEPPLREEIAPKNIIMIGPTGVGKTEIARRLAQLAKSPFLKVEASKFTEVGYVGRDVESMIRDLTQLAINMVTKEEQEGVQEKAEVMAEERLLDLLLPSSGGASPVSQPQPSNVISLGFDTENRESSENETRTQTTRERFREMLRQGDLDDREVEMSVATTGGAPVVEVFSASGMEEMQNSLQDAFSKFFPKKKQSKKVKVPEALELLKREEAERLVDNESVTEKAIRRTEQSGIIFLDEIDKIAARSGSGSGSPDVSREGVQRDLLPIVEGTTVTTKYGPVKTDHILFIASGAFHMAKPSDLAPELQGRFPIRVNLQALGEEEFFRILTEPQNALIKQYQAMLDTEDINLVFEEDAIRELARIAVQVNQKTEDIGARRLHTVVERVLDEVSFDAPDRDELTFTVTAKYVRQQLDDISENQDLSRYIL from the coding sequence ATGAAAGGAATAAATTCTCTTACCCCCAGGCAGACCGTCGCCGAACTTGACCGCTACATCATCGGTCAGGCCGATGCCAAACGCTCCGTTGCCATAGCCTTGAGGAATCGTTGGCGTCGCCAACAGGTCGAGCCGCCGCTTCGTGAAGAGATTGCGCCCAAAAATATCATCATGATCGGGCCGACGGGTGTGGGAAAAACCGAGATCGCCCGCCGCCTGGCCCAGTTGGCTAAAAGTCCTTTTCTGAAAGTCGAGGCTTCCAAGTTCACTGAGGTTGGCTATGTGGGACGCGATGTGGAGTCCATGATTCGCGACCTGACCCAGTTGGCGATCAATATGGTGACCAAAGAAGAGCAGGAAGGTGTCCAGGAAAAGGCTGAAGTGATGGCGGAAGAGCGTCTGCTCGATTTGCTCCTGCCAAGCTCCGGTGGAGCTTCTCCTGTCAGCCAGCCCCAACCATCCAATGTGATCTCTCTTGGTTTTGACACCGAAAATCGGGAAAGCAGCGAAAATGAAACCCGCACTCAAACCACCCGCGAGCGGTTTCGGGAGATGCTGCGCCAGGGAGACCTGGATGATCGAGAGGTGGAAATGTCGGTCGCCACGACAGGTGGTGCTCCGGTGGTGGAAGTCTTTTCAGCCTCCGGGATGGAGGAAATGCAGAACTCGCTGCAGGACGCCTTTTCCAAATTTTTTCCGAAAAAGAAACAGAGCAAAAAAGTTAAGGTGCCCGAGGCGCTGGAACTGCTCAAACGGGAAGAGGCAGAGCGGCTGGTGGATAACGAGTCTGTGACCGAAAAGGCGATTCGTCGTACCGAGCAGTCGGGGATTATCTTCTTAGACGAGATCGATAAGATTGCCGCCCGCAGTGGTTCCGGCTCCGGTTCTCCCGATGTCTCCCGGGAAGGTGTGCAGCGTGATCTGTTGCCCATCGTCGAGGGAACCACCGTAACCACCAAGTACGGTCCGGTTAAAACCGATCACATCCTTTTTATCGCCAGTGGCGCCTTTCATATGGCCAAACCCTCGGATCTGGCCCCCGAGCTCCAGGGGCGGTTTCCCATTCGGGTCAACCTGCAGGCCTTGGGCGAGGAGGAGTTTTTTCGCATTCTCACCGAGCCTCAAAATGCGCTGATCAAACAGTACCAGGCCATGCTTGATACCGAGGATATCAACCTGGTCTTTGAAGAAGATGCCATTCGAGAATTGGCTCGTATCGCAGTGCAGGTGAACCAGAAAACTGAGGATATTGGTGCCCGTCGTCTGCATACCGTGGTGGAACGGGTGCTGGATGAGGTCTCCTTTGACGCCCCGGATCGTGATGAGCTCACCTTCACCGTGACGGCAAAGTATGTGCGCCAGCAACTTGACGATATCTCAGAAAACCAGGATCTCAGTCGGTACATTCTCTAA
- the dxs gene encoding 1-deoxy-D-xylulose-5-phosphate synthase has protein sequence MLIVDSLTDRPSTLLDTINSPRDLRRLNVPQMSQLAQELRDTIINTVAANGGHLAPSLGVVELSIALHYVFDTPRDRLVWDVGHQAYAHKLLTGRRDTFSTLRQYKGMSGFPKRGESPYDTVEAGHSSTSISYGLGMATAKCRQKDSAKVVTIIGDGSMTAGMAFEGLNHAGDLGKNLVVILNDNEMSISKNVGALSSFLSRKMTGRTIRRLRDHIEDRLMALSSVGENILSVLRKSEESLKGFFTPGMLFEALKFKYVGPIPGHELEDLIATLENVRDHNHGPVLVHVITTKGKGYKPAEENPGDYHGVGPFDIATGIQKKNSSAPISYTKVFGQTLSRLARQDKRVVGITAAMPAGTGLAPFAAEFPDRFFDVGIAEQHAVTFAAGLALEGLRPFFAVYSSFMQRSLDQLIHDVCLPKLPVTIALDRAGVVGADGPTHHGVFDLSFLRFVPNLTILAPKDENELQHMLAFCLEHDGPVVIRYPRGSGEGVPLEADFAPIHYQEAEVLRDGSDLLLLPVGNRVAAAVEAAQLLETQGIRAAVVNPRFIKPLDGKLICELARETGKVITIEDNAIQGGFGSSVLELLQHNGLHLPVKMLGYSDAFVEHGPQAILWKNAGIDSKGIAQAAVELVKNSDHH, from the coding sequence ATGCTCATTGTGGACTCCCTCACCGACCGTCCCTCAACTCTGCTGGACACCATTAACTCGCCCCGAGATCTCCGCCGCCTCAATGTGCCGCAGATGTCACAGCTGGCCCAGGAACTTCGAGACACCATTATCAACACGGTTGCTGCAAACGGTGGCCATCTCGCCCCCAGCCTGGGAGTGGTGGAGCTCAGTATCGCACTGCACTACGTGTTCGACACACCACGGGATCGTTTGGTCTGGGATGTTGGCCACCAGGCCTACGCCCATAAATTGCTAACCGGCCGTCGGGATACCTTCTCGACCCTGCGCCAGTACAAAGGGATGAGTGGTTTTCCCAAACGTGGAGAGAGCCCGTACGATACGGTGGAAGCGGGACACAGCTCCACCTCGATTTCTTATGGACTTGGTATGGCCACGGCCAAATGCCGCCAGAAGGATTCCGCCAAGGTGGTCACCATCATCGGCGATGGCTCAATGACTGCGGGCATGGCCTTTGAGGGACTCAATCACGCTGGTGATCTGGGCAAAAACCTGGTGGTGATCCTCAACGATAACGAGATGTCGATCTCAAAAAACGTAGGGGCGCTCTCCAGCTTTTTAAGTCGCAAGATGACCGGCCGTACCATTCGCCGCCTGCGTGATCATATCGAAGACCGTCTCATGGCGCTCTCCTCGGTGGGTGAAAATATTCTCTCCGTGCTGCGTAAAAGTGAGGAAAGCCTCAAAGGCTTTTTCACACCGGGCATGCTTTTTGAGGCGCTCAAGTTCAAATATGTGGGCCCCATCCCCGGCCATGAGCTCGAAGACCTGATTGCTACTTTGGAAAACGTACGCGATCATAACCACGGCCCTGTACTGGTTCATGTGATCACCACCAAGGGGAAAGGTTACAAACCCGCAGAAGAGAACCCCGGCGACTACCATGGCGTTGGCCCCTTTGATATCGCCACTGGTATCCAAAAGAAAAACTCCAGCGCTCCGATCTCCTACACCAAGGTCTTCGGCCAAACCCTCTCCCGCCTGGCCCGTCAGGATAAACGAGTGGTTGGAATCACGGCTGCCATGCCCGCCGGAACGGGTCTGGCTCCCTTTGCCGCTGAATTCCCCGACCGTTTTTTTGATGTGGGCATTGCCGAGCAGCACGCGGTGACCTTTGCAGCCGGATTGGCGCTTGAGGGACTGCGCCCGTTTTTTGCGGTGTACAGTTCTTTCATGCAACGCTCGCTGGATCAGCTGATCCATGATGTCTGCCTACCCAAGCTGCCGGTAACCATTGCCCTGGATCGGGCAGGCGTTGTTGGCGCAGATGGCCCCACTCATCATGGCGTGTTTGACCTCTCCTTTCTGCGCTTCGTGCCAAACCTGACCATTCTGGCTCCCAAGGATGAAAACGAACTCCAGCACATGCTCGCCTTCTGTCTGGAGCATGACGGCCCCGTAGTTATCCGCTACCCCCGCGGGAGTGGCGAAGGTGTGCCGCTTGAGGCCGACTTTGCCCCGATTCACTACCAAGAGGCCGAGGTGCTCCGTGATGGAAGCGATCTGCTGCTTCTACCTGTGGGCAACCGGGTTGCTGCAGCGGTTGAGGCGGCACAACTGTTGGAGACGCAAGGAATCAGGGCGGCCGTGGTTAATCCCCGCTTTATCAAACCATTAGATGGCAAACTGATTTGCGAGCTAGCCCGCGAAACCGGAAAGGTGATCACCATTGAGGACAACGCCATCCAAGGTGGGTTTGGCAGCTCGGTGCTGGAACTGCTCCAGCACAATGGTCTGCACCTCCCCGTGAAGATGCTTGGCTACAGCGACGCCTTTGTCGAGCATGGTCCCCAGGCGATTCTCTGGAAGAATGCAGGAATAGACAGTAAAGGGATTGCACAGGCCGCCGTCGAGCTGGTAAAAAATTCTGATCATCACTGA
- a CDS encoding PaaI family thioesterase — MNIVRQELKTVKNFEDQTCFGCGSKNPVGLKMEFLTDDTRLYSYVSVPKTMAGWDSTVHGGILTTILDEMMGWSVIYLLGKIGVTKSINVDFKKPVPSETPLVAIGTIQEVVSERKVIVSGEIYNQDSALCVQSTGVFASMTAQAAVRLGVMSTDYMERFLPLLRQKDEAKSGK; from the coding sequence GTGAATATCGTTCGGCAAGAACTCAAAACTGTCAAAAATTTTGAAGATCAAACCTGTTTTGGTTGTGGCAGCAAAAATCCCGTTGGTCTGAAGATGGAGTTTCTAACCGACGATACCCGTCTCTATTCCTATGTCAGCGTTCCCAAGACCATGGCTGGCTGGGATTCCACCGTCCATGGCGGTATCCTCACGACCATCCTGGATGAGATGATGGGCTGGTCGGTTATTTACCTTTTGGGAAAAATCGGAGTGACCAAGTCCATCAATGTGGACTTCAAAAAACCTGTCCCTTCAGAAACGCCGCTTGTGGCCATTGGCACCATTCAAGAGGTGGTCTCCGAACGCAAGGTCATTGTTTCCGGTGAAATTTATAACCAGGACTCGGCGCTCTGTGTCCAGTCTACAGGTGTCTTTGCCTCCATGACCGCTCAGGCCGCCGTACGGCTTGGCGTGATGAGCACGGATTATATGGAGCGTTTTTTGCCCTTGTTACGGCAGAAGGATGAGGCGAAGTCGGGGAAGTGA
- the xseB gene encoding exodeoxyribonuclease VII small subunit — translation MAKKTFETALTKLEQITDELENGDLSLEKSLEKFNEGMSLVQFCNGKLDEAKAQVELLLKKNGTLEAVPFTEETCGDQNVSQ, via the coding sequence ATGGCTAAAAAGACTTTTGAGACCGCACTGACTAAACTAGAACAGATCACCGATGAGCTGGAAAACGGAGACCTGAGTCTGGAAAAAAGTCTGGAAAAATTTAACGAGGGAATGAGCCTGGTGCAGTTTTGTAATGGCAAGCTTGACGAGGCCAAGGCCCAAGTCGAGCTGTTGCTCAAAAAAAACGGCACCCTGGAAGCTGTCCCTTTTACCGAGGAAACCTGTGGAGATCAAAACGTATCTCAATGA
- a CDS encoding tyrosine recombinase XerC codes for MMSRLVQQFVSWLLVEKGYSPHTADGYQRDILDFYQFAGATLLPTDITPQLVQSFVGSLYGRNASASVARKLSALRTFFRFLKREGVLHVDPLAGVSGPKQGQHIPAFLTVDEVFALLEAPVVSDRYWRRDRALLEMLYATGMRVSELVGSNLEDIDLVAEMVRVRGKGNKERIVPFGRAAHAAIEQYLPERESLSQARAQRGKPVEREALFLNGQGSRLSGRSVERSIVSYAQRAGIAVTVTPHALRHSFATHLLEMGADLRTVQELLGHVSLSTTQRYTHLNITHLSRVYDQAHPQAKGASRSEG; via the coding sequence ATGATGTCGAGACTTGTTCAACAATTCGTCAGCTGGTTGCTCGTTGAAAAGGGGTACTCACCCCATACTGCAGATGGATATCAGCGAGATATTCTAGACTTTTATCAGTTTGCAGGAGCAACACTTTTGCCGACTGATATTACACCACAACTGGTCCAATCGTTTGTCGGTTCGCTTTACGGGCGTAACGCATCGGCATCGGTGGCCCGCAAACTTTCAGCTCTGCGCACCTTTTTTCGTTTTCTCAAACGTGAAGGTGTGCTCCATGTTGATCCGCTTGCAGGAGTTTCTGGTCCTAAGCAAGGGCAGCACATCCCAGCTTTTTTAACCGTTGACGAGGTCTTTGCCCTGCTGGAAGCGCCTGTTGTTTCCGACCGATACTGGCGGCGTGACCGGGCGCTGCTTGAGATGTTGTATGCCACAGGAATGCGGGTTTCCGAGTTGGTCGGTTCCAACCTTGAAGATATAGATCTGGTTGCTGAGATGGTGCGCGTACGTGGCAAAGGGAACAAGGAACGCATTGTGCCTTTTGGGCGCGCAGCCCATGCGGCAATCGAGCAGTACCTGCCGGAGCGGGAATCCTTGAGTCAGGCTCGAGCCCAGCGTGGCAAGCCGGTGGAGCGAGAAGCTCTCTTTCTCAACGGGCAGGGAAGTCGTTTAAGTGGACGCAGTGTGGAGCGGAGTATCGTCAGTTATGCTCAGCGAGCGGGCATCGCCGTTACCGTGACTCCCCATGCCCTGCGCCACTCCTTTGCCACCCATCTGTTGGAAATGGGAGCTGACCTGCGTACTGTACAGGAGTTACTGGGCCATGTCAGCCTTTCCACCACCCAACGATATACCCACTTGAATATTACGCATCTCTCCCGGGTCTATGACCAGGCACACCCCCAGGCCAAAGGGGCATCACGCTCAGAGGGCTGA